The following are encoded together in the Desulfovibrio desulfuricans DSM 642 genome:
- the gmhB gene encoding D-glycero-beta-D-manno-heptose 1,7-bisphosphate 7-phosphatase, with protein sequence MSTAEAPRRAIFLDRDGTLNHDTGYIHRKEDWQWLPGVVETLRRFHAVGYLLVVVSNQSGLARGMFSEDDLHALEAWVNEDLAAHNAVIDAWYYCPHLPEVTGPCNCRKPEPGLILQAAADLNIDLARSWMIGDRVRDMEAGLAAGCSCVLLRPPVGAYEDNVPVPEGVKVVPHLPAAGVHILAPEMRAHRLSRLPGGCGAHCGGKRSSDGSGLPGSGGSGCEGGPDKA encoded by the coding sequence ATGAGCACAGCAGAAGCGCCGCGCCGCGCCATTTTTTTGGATCGCGACGGCACCCTGAATCACGATACTGGCTATATTCACCGCAAGGAAGACTGGCAGTGGCTGCCGGGCGTGGTTGAAACCCTCAGGCGCTTTCATGCTGTAGGGTATCTGCTTGTGGTAGTGAGCAATCAGTCGGGGCTGGCGCGCGGCATGTTCAGCGAGGACGATCTGCACGCTCTGGAAGCATGGGTTAATGAAGATCTGGCGGCGCACAACGCCGTTATTGATGCGTGGTACTATTGCCCCCATCTGCCGGAGGTTACTGGCCCTTGCAACTGCCGCAAGCCAGAGCCGGGCCTCATCCTGCAAGCTGCCGCCGATTTGAATATTGATCTTGCGCGCTCCTGGATGATTGGCGACCGTGTGCGCGATATGGAGGCCGGGCTGGCCGCCGGGTGCAGTTGCGTGCTATTGCGCCCCCCGGTGGGCGCGTACGAAGATAACGTACCCGTGCCGGAAGGCGTAAAGGTGGTGCCGCATCTGCCTGCCGCCGGGGTGCATATTCTTGCGCCTGAGATGCGGGCGCACAGGCTCTCCCGCCTGCCTGGCGGCTGTGGCGCGCACTGTGGGGGAAAGCGCAGTTCCGATGGCTCCGGCCTCCCCGGCAGTGGCGGTTCTGGCTGTGAGGGCGGGCCTGACAAAGCATAA
- a CDS encoding MucR family transcriptional regulator → MDDFLKGALEISKAQAGVRVMSAEEITAFVQKVAGSIRAVAMGEATGEPDFDGAVLEARKSIKEKSVTCLECGKSFKILTKRHLATHGLSTEEYLEKWGFKKGTPLACKALQRERRKKMNDMRLWERRMTAKK, encoded by the coding sequence ATGGACGATTTTTTGAAGGGTGCTTTGGAAATTTCCAAGGCTCAGGCTGGCGTCAGGGTTATGAGCGCGGAAGAAATTACGGCCTTTGTCCAAAAGGTTGCTGGCAGCATCAGGGCGGTTGCCATGGGCGAAGCCACTGGCGAGCCCGATTTTGATGGGGCTGTTCTTGAAGCCAGAAAATCGATCAAGGAAAAGAGCGTTACCTGCCTTGAGTGTGGTAAGAGCTTCAAGATTTTGACTAAACGTCACCTGGCTACACACGGCCTCTCCACAGAAGAATATCTTGAAAAGTGGGGCTTTAAAAAGGGTACCCCGCTTGCCTGCAAGGCTTTGCAGCGTGAACGCCGCAAAAAAATGAACGACATGAGGCTGTGGGAACGGAGAATGACCGCCAAGAAGTAA
- a CDS encoding potassium channel family protein: MKKKLYIKLLRIRQRMGIFWPLMINGTVLFVIFILGSLGYKYVEGWSLFDGFYMVLITLSTIGFGEIHPLSDQGKLLTSAVIISGVVYFALLIGYFVQLASEGRVFQMMRRRRVDKAIAALTGHCVLCGYGLVGRVVAAELAADGVDVVVVETDDKKAEEIESAGYFLVLGDATSDSVMLRVGLDRAKALVASMSNDPANVYVVLSARAMNPDLYIVSRASDNRHISKLKTAGANRVILPHMIGGQSIAQAIQRPLVESFMHRSNTNDEVLLDEFLVSDTSPLVGKSLAEAALTKSHDVIILAIKSQDTPILQKTRADTVVQAGDVLLVAGSKIHLQGLNEMM, from the coding sequence TTGAAAAAGAAGCTCTACATAAAATTATTGCGCATCAGACAGCGCATGGGCATATTCTGGCCGCTGATGATCAACGGCACAGTACTCTTTGTTATATTTATACTTGGCAGCCTTGGGTATAAATATGTTGAAGGCTGGTCGCTGTTTGACGGTTTTTACATGGTGCTTATCACCCTTTCAACAATCGGATTCGGCGAAATACACCCCTTGAGCGATCAGGGAAAACTGCTTACCAGCGCTGTTATTATTTCTGGCGTAGTATATTTTGCGCTTCTCATTGGTTATTTTGTGCAACTGGCTTCAGAAGGGCGCGTATTTCAAATGATGCGGAGGCGCAGAGTGGACAAGGCAATTGCGGCACTTACCGGCCATTGCGTTTTGTGCGGTTACGGTTTGGTGGGCCGGGTAGTGGCCGCTGAACTGGCCGCAGACGGCGTTGACGTGGTGGTGGTTGAAACCGATGACAAAAAAGCTGAAGAAATCGAGAGTGCTGGCTATTTTCTTGTGCTTGGCGATGCCACATCAGACAGCGTCATGCTGCGTGTTGGACTCGACAGGGCAAAGGCCCTTGTAGCTTCCATGTCCAACGATCCCGCCAACGTATACGTGGTGCTCTCTGCCCGGGCCATGAACCCCGATCTCTACATTGTTTCACGCGCCAGCGACAACCGCCACATCAGCAAACTCAAAACCGCAGGGGCCAACCGCGTTATACTGCCGCACATGATCGGCGGACAGTCCATCGCCCAGGCCATTCAGCGGCCCCTGGTTGAATCCTTCATGCACCGCAGCAACACCAACGATGAAGTACTGCTCGATGAATTTCTGGTTTCGGACACATCGCCCCTTGTGGGCAAAAGCCTGGCGGAAGCAGCCCTGACCAAATCGCACGATGTTATCATCCTCGCCATTAAAAGCCAGGATACCCCCATTTTGCAAAAAACCAGGGCTGACACGGTAGTTCAGGCGGGCGATGTGCTGCTTGTGGCTGGATCAAAAATCCATCTGCAAGGCCTCAATGAAATGATGTAG